A single genomic interval of Chitinophaga sp. 180180018-3 harbors:
- a CDS encoding restriction endonuclease subunit S — MSKKKKLIPKLRFPEFEKDGEWEVKVLSKITDAIFDGTHQTPKYTGDGIPFFSVENIVSRNKNKFISREDYQIATSKNKPEKGDVLITRIGKIGFSSVVNWDYEFSIYVTLACIKKSKYFNSYYLHSYFQSNTYQYEILSKSLLNAVPCKINMNELRETRVLLPELGEQDKIASCLSFLDETIAAHNQKLELLKEHKKGLMQNIFPQEGRKGPKYRFPEFVKDGEWETRKLGDIAENLDSRRIPVTSTHRDKGDVPYYGASGIIDYVKDYLFDETLLCISEDGANLIDRNYPIAFNISGKTWVNNHSHVLKFNNIDTQLVVEAYINSINVEDFLTGMAQPKLNRAKLDIIPIPLPKNAKEQQKIASCLSSLDKLITTQAQKLEQLKLHKKGLMQGLFPKMND, encoded by the coding sequence ATGAGTAAGAAAAAAAAATTGATACCGAAATTGAGGTTTCCTGAGTTTGAGAAGGATGGAGAGTGGGAGGTTAAGGTCTTGTCAAAAATCACTGATGCTATTTTTGATGGAACACACCAAACGCCGAAATACACTGGAGATGGAATACCGTTTTTCAGTGTAGAGAATATCGTAAGCAGAAACAAGAATAAGTTCATTTCAAGAGAGGATTACCAAATAGCCACAAGCAAAAATAAACCTGAAAAGGGTGATGTCTTAATTACAAGAATTGGAAAAATTGGATTCTCTTCAGTCGTGAACTGGGATTACGAATTTAGCATTTATGTAACTCTTGCGTGTATCAAAAAATCAAAGTATTTTAATTCCTATTATTTACATTCCTATTTTCAATCCAATACTTATCAATATGAGATTCTTAGTAAATCTTTGTTAAACGCAGTTCCGTGTAAGATAAATATGAATGAACTAAGGGAGACCAGGGTATTGCTACCAGAATTAGGTGAACAAGATAAAATCGCTTCTTGCCTTTCTTTCTTAGATGAAACAATTGCTGCCCATAACCAAAAGCTGGAATTGCTCAAGGAGCATAAAAAGGGCCTAATGCAAAATATTTTTCCGCAAGAGGGAAGGAAGGGGCCGAAGTATCGATTTCCTGAGTTTGTGAAGGATGGAGAGTGGGAAACGAGGAAGCTCGGCGACATTGCTGAGAATCTAGATTCAAGGAGAATTCCTGTTACTTCGACTCACAGAGATAAAGGAGATGTTCCTTATTATGGGGCTTCAGGAATAATCGATTATGTAAAGGATTATCTCTTTGATGAAACACTTCTCTGTATTTCGGAGGATGGTGCGAATTTGATTGATAGAAACTACCCTATTGCCTTTAACATATCAGGCAAAACTTGGGTAAATAATCACTCACACGTGTTAAAGTTCAATAATATTGATACTCAATTAGTAGTTGAGGCTTACATTAACTCTATCAATGTCGAAGATTTCCTTACAGGGATGGCCCAACCCAAACTTAATAGAGCGAAGCTTGATATTATTCCTATTCCATTACCAAAGAATGCAAAAGAACAGCAAAAAATCGCCTCATGCCTTTCTTCCTTAGACAAACTAATCACCACCCAAGCCCAAAAACTAGAGCAATTAAAGCTACATAAAAAAGGATTAATGCAAGGTCTGTTTCCCAAAATGAATGATTAG